The proteins below come from a single Mya arenaria isolate MELC-2E11 chromosome 8, ASM2691426v1 genomic window:
- the LOC128242822 gene encoding divergent protein kinase domain 1C-like, which produces MKGNMFRWMRRKCRRICSCRCCLIVTVSLFVSGYLLMRHMIAEMTCKDEESKATLTDLCKLYHDGTVAGSLCPMLCNEKKLQYNSCLNYQGGKIVLLLGCENCNNAMPSGTSVGAKSQLVFKMKDTLEKRDTFALDNIYSNNNKDKRQAYVRMISESVRNSYNFKFFKNMSHISDIISFTWGMDANKFLEENRHNEDKAQGLKALIDSVWSLSEQHEYLMYKMLQDKPYIPNIYGTCGPGYFVEFTETLKCYEKSFSLDWNSDWNQRAKTAVKLIDLVKELDENLHQTLHVCDVKPNNFGLRENGEVTLIDTDCAFFEKDLVQQFNFSNCTKNEDCDFFDCKGLCDISKQKCYTLRANNNLQTMCRKVFLGFSMKIPSGILRNPPDFIKTEFYELLTSCAFPGTTRDSERAKTPWETGERLKSFLQKHVSYS; this is translated from the exons ATGAAAG GGAACATGTTCCGCTGGATGAGAAGGAAATGCAGAAGAATTTGCTCATGCAGATGCTGTCTTATTGTTACTGTCAGCTTGTTTGTGAGTGGTTATCTTCTTATGAGGCATATGATTGCTGAAATGACCTGCAAAGATGAAGAGTCAAAGGCTACACTTACAGATTTG TGTAAGTTGTATCATGATGGAACAGTAGCAGGTTCACTTTGTCCGATGTTATGCAATGAAAAGAAGCTGCAATacaattcatgtttaaattacCAAGGTGGAAAAATAGTTTTGCTTTTGGGCTGTGAAAATTGCAATAATGCGATGCCAAGTGGAACCTCAGTTGGTGCAAAATCTCAACTTGTCTTTAAGATGAAAGATACTCTTGAAAAGAGAGATACATTTGCATTggataatatttattctaaCAATAACAAAGATAAGAGACAAGCATATGTCCGCATGATCTCAGAAAGTGTTAGGAACAGTTACAATTTTAAGTTCTTCAAAAATATGTCTCATATCAGTGACATTATTTCATTCACTTGGGGAATGGATGCAAACAAATTCTTGGAAGAGAACAGACACAATGAAGACAAAGCCCAGGGCCTTAAAGCTCTTATTGACAGTGTTTGGTCACTTAGTGAGCAACACGagtatttaatgtataaaatgcTTCAGGATAAGCCGTACATACCAAACATTTACGGAACTTGTGGACCAGGTTATTTTGTggaattcactgaaactttaaaatgttatgaaaaatCTTTCTCTTTAGACTGGAACAGTGATTGGAATCAACGAGCAAAGACTGCTGTGAAGTTAATTGACCTAGTCAAAGAACTAGATGAAAATTTACATCAAACTCTGCATGTCTGTGATGTTAAGCCAAATAATTTTGGTTTACGAGAGAACGGTGAAGTGACTCTCATAGATACAGATTGTGCCTTCTTTGAGAAGGACCTAGTACAACAGTTTAACTTTTCAAACTGCaccaaaaatgaagactgtgaTTTCTTTGATTGTAAAGGATTATGCGATATATCTAAACAAAAGTGTTACACTTTGCGTGCAAATAATAACTTGCAG ACAATGTGCAGAAAAGTTTTCCTTGGCTTCTCCATGAAAATTCCCAGTGGTATTTTGCGCAACCCCCCTGACTTTATAAAGACAGAGTTCTACGAGTTGCTGACTAGCTGCGCTTTTCCAGGGACCACAAGGGACAGTGAAAGGGCCAAAACACCGTGGGAAACTGGAGAACGCTTAAAGTCTTTCTTGCAGAAACATGTCTCATATTCATAA
- the LOC128242823 gene encoding DDB1- and CUL4-associated factor 11-like isoform X2: MSLRSLYAALIAKVTGKPDPNPDTSRIKKNDIYEETLLKTGRSSAFDKTHPTIPQMLFKRQCGMQNQGKFIPSDRRVISKPFLPNSSTTLDNYRQKTFCGTYSVDGNIFLSASQDQCIRVYDTRDDEFKLLKKVRARDVGWSVLDTAFSPDGNYMAYSSWSDCIHLCNVYGDEEIHQALPLHPNANSFCIFSLTFSSDNREIMGGANDGNLYVYDRDSGQRSLKIETHEDDVNAVAFADRSSQILFSGGDDGLIKVWDRRTLKEGSPVPVGIMAGHYDGITFIDSKGDSRYLLSNSKDQTMKLWDVRNFSPQDAIEQTKRAVSKQRWDYRWQQVPKRMLKKPQLEGDGSVMTYRGHSVLHTLIRCRFSPEYSTGQRYVYTGCALGNLVVYDLLSGNVVRKLEGHRSCVRDVSWHPYENNIMTASWDGTVRKWTYEAKDEINDLRVDSPDDNGNSDDDDDDESRRRRRSLRHCHEKRLSKKQRTSSQCEYLMPEKCGGLFD; the protein is encoded by the exons ATGTCATTGCGATCGCTTTACGCGGCACTTATTGCAAAAGTCACCGGTAAAC cTGACCCAAATCCGGATACTTCCAGAATAAAG aaaaatgatataTACGAGGAAACTCTTCTCAAGACAGGACGGAGCAGTGCCTTTGATAAGACCCATCCAACTATCCCACAAATGCTCTTTAAG AGGCAGTGTGGGATGCAAAACCAGGGTAAATTCATACCCAGCGATAGAAGAGTGATCTCAAAGCC CTTTTTACCAAACTCGTCTACTACCTTAGACAACTATCGCCAGAAGACATTCTGCGGGACATACTCTGTGGACGGCAACATTTTCCTCTCAGCCTCTCAAG ATCAATGCATTCGTGTATACGACACTCGCGATGATGAGTTCAAGTTGTTAAAGAAAGTGCGAGCCCGGGACGTCGGCTGGAGCGTTTTGGATACTGCCTTCAG cCCAGATGGCAATTACATGGCGTATTCAAGTTGGTCAGACTGCA TCCACCTGTGTAATGTGTATGGAGATGAGGAGATTCACCAGGCCCTACCTCTCCACCCTAACGCCAACAGCTTCTGTATCTTCTCACTCACGTTCTCCTCAGACAACAGAGAAATCATGGGAGG CGCCAATGATGGTAACCTGTATGTGTATGACCGGGATAGTGGACAGAGATCTTTGAAG ATTGAAACCCATGAGGATGATGTGAATGCAGTAGCGTTTGCAGACCGTAGCTCTCAAATACTCTTCAGTGGTGGAGATGATGGGCTTATCAAG GTTTGGGACCGGCGTACACTGAAAGAGGGGAGCCCAGTCCCTGTGGGTATTATGGCGGGTCACTATGATGGAATAACCTTCATAGACTCAAAG GGTGATAGTCGATACTTGCTGTCTAACTCCAAAGACCAAACCATGAAACTGTGGGATGTACGCAACTTCTCTCCTCAAGACGCCATAGAACAAACAAAGAGGGCTGTCTCCAAGCAACGATGGGATTACCGCTGGCAACAGGTTCCCAAGAGAA TGCTAAAGAAGCCGCAGTTGGAGGGTGATGGGTCTGTAATGACGTACCGGGGTCATTCAGTGCTTCACACACTTATACGCTGCAGGTTCTCCCCGGAGTATTCCACGGGCCAGCGTTATGTATACACTGGGTGTGCTCTTGGTAACCTTGTAG TGTATGACCTGCTGTCGGGGAATGTTGTTCGAAAGCTGGAGGGACACAGGTCATGTGTGAGAGATGTCAGCTGGCATCCGTATGAGAACAACATTATGACTGCATCT TGGGATGGTACTGTTCGCAAGTGGACTTACGAAGCTAAAGATGAGATCAATGATTTACGAGTGGACAGTCCAGATGATAACGGCAACagtgacgatgatgatgatgatgaaagtAGAAGGCGGCGGCGTAGTCTGAGACATTGTCATGAAAAAAGACTCTCGAAAAAACAGAGAACTTCAAGCCAATGTGAATACCTTATGCCGGAGAAGTGTGGGGGGTTGTTCGATTGA